CCTTTCTTCTAAAGACCTACGCCTTTACTGATTCTTTTAACATTACTAAAGATTTTTTAGGTCCTGGTACGGCACCTTTAACTAAAATAATGTTCTGATCAGCGTCAACTTTTACGATTTCAAGATTCTGAATAGTAACTCTTTCTGCTCCCATTTGTCCTGGCATTTTCTTTCCTTTGAATACTTTGCTAGGATCAGAAGCCATACCATTAGAACCTGCATGACGATGATATTTAGAACCATGGGCAGATGGACCTGATTTCAAACCGTGACGTTTGATACCACCAGCATATCCTTTACCTTTTGATGTAGCAGTTGCATCGATTTTGTCTCCTGCTGCGAAGATGTCAGCTTTGATTTCCTGACCTACTGTGTATTCTTCAGCATTCTCAAATCTGAATTCTCTTACGAATCTTTTTGGTGCAACTCCTGCTTTATCGAAGTGTCCTTTCTGTGGTTTGTTGATTCCTTTTTCTTTCTTGTCAACAAAACCAACCTGAACTGCGCTGTATCCGTCATTCTCTTCTGTCTTTACCTGAGTAACAACACAAGGTCCTGCCTGTAATACAGTAACTGG
The sequence above is drawn from the Anaerostipes hadrus ATCC 29173 = JCM 17467 genome and encodes:
- the rplC gene encoding 50S ribosomal protein L3, with the protein product MKKAILTTKVGMTQIFNEDGVLTPVTVLQAGPCVVTQVKTEENDGYSAVQVGFVDKKEKGINKPQKGHFDKAGVAPKRFVREFRFENAEEYTVGQEIKADIFAAGDKIDATATSKGKGYAGGIKRHGLKSGPSAHGSKYHRHAGSNGMASDPSKVFKGKKMPGQMGAERVTIQNLEIVKVDADQNIILVKGAVPGPKKSLVMLKESVKA